A genomic stretch from Terriglobia bacterium includes:
- the mraZ gene encoding division/cell wall cluster transcriptional repressor MraZ codes for MVEGFLDFHGSFYHTADTKGRVSLPVKFRSMIGQRVVVTLGFDPCVWILPESSWEAWLKKVRSMSQLDPAVRKLTRHMVGNAQECEIDRLGRIHLSAPIRAYAGIEKDVVIMGMIDAVEIWDKDRFEQRQASDLAALNSGELLKSPPTP; via the coding sequence ATGGTTGAAGGGTTCCTGGATTTTCACGGTTCCTTTTATCACACGGCTGACACCAAGGGCCGCGTCAGCCTGCCCGTTAAATTCCGCAGCATGATCGGCCAGCGGGTGGTAGTCACGCTGGGTTTCGACCCGTGTGTCTGGATTCTGCCCGAATCGAGCTGGGAAGCCTGGCTGAAGAAGGTCCGCTCCATGTCCCAGCTCGATCCGGCCGTGAGGAAGTTGACGAGACACATGGTGGGAAACGCCCAGGAGTGCGAGATCGACCGCCTCGGCCGGATTCACCTTTCCGCGCCGATCCGCGCCTATGCAGGCATTGAGAAGGATGTCGTGATCATGGGCATGATCGATGCGGTGGAAATCTGGGACAAAGACCGGTTCGAGCAGCGGCAAGCATCCGATCTCGCGGCCCTGAACAGCGGCGAACTCCTGAAATCGCCCCCGACGCCATAA
- a CDS encoding exo-alpha-sialidase — protein MGEFIFISAPFASCHASTIVELRNGDFMAAWFGGSAESRPDVAIWGARLAGKEWSTPCELAREPNIATYNPVLFFTADERLWLYFKFGPGPTAWTAARRWSADDGRSWSAVEYLPAGLYGPIRAKPLVLSDGTIVSGTSVESYQAWSCWIERSTDGGKTWTKFGPITVPKDSERSGEWGNAVPAVSGTAEPQLPDGIIQPSVVPLGGKRLRFYARSTARIGKICVADSTDAGVTWTQARPIDLPNPNSAIDAVTLRDGRVVLVYNHSSRERTPLNLAVSKDGERFQMFYTLEDQPGEYSYPAIIQARRGDLHITYTWNRKRIRHVMIPLPDISR, from the coding sequence ATGGGCGAATTTATTTTCATCTCAGCGCCGTTTGCATCCTGTCATGCCTCCACCATCGTGGAACTGCGCAACGGGGACTTCATGGCGGCGTGGTTCGGCGGATCAGCTGAGAGCAGGCCGGATGTCGCCATCTGGGGTGCCCGCCTTGCCGGCAAGGAGTGGTCCACGCCCTGCGAACTGGCGCGCGAGCCGAATATCGCTACCTACAACCCCGTGTTGTTCTTCACCGCAGATGAACGCCTGTGGCTTTACTTCAAGTTTGGCCCCGGCCCTACTGCCTGGACCGCAGCGCGGCGCTGGAGCGCCGACGACGGCCGGAGCTGGTCGGCTGTAGAGTATCTCCCGGCCGGGCTGTACGGCCCGATTCGAGCCAAGCCGCTGGTCCTGTCAGACGGAACCATCGTCAGCGGAACCTCCGTGGAAAGTTACCAGGCGTGGTCCTGCTGGATTGAACGCAGCACCGACGGTGGCAAGACCTGGACGAAGTTCGGTCCCATCACGGTTCCTAAAGATTCCGAGCGGTCGGGCGAATGGGGCAATGCCGTGCCTGCGGTTTCGGGCACGGCTGAGCCACAGCTTCCGGACGGCATCATTCAGCCGTCGGTAGTCCCTCTGGGCGGCAAGCGGCTGCGGTTTTATGCACGCTCCACGGCACGCATCGGCAAGATCTGCGTTGCTGATTCCACTGACGCAGGCGTGACTTGGACGCAAGCCCGGCCCATCGATTTACCCAATCCCAATTCCGCTATCGACGCAGTGACACTGCGGGACGGGAGGGTGGTCCTGGTCTACAATCACTCCAGCAGGGAGCGCACCCCTCTGAATCTGGCCGTCAGCAAGGACGGAGAACGCTTCCAGATGTTCTACACTTTGGAGGACCAGCCCGGTGAATACTCTTACCCCGCGATCATTCAAGCCCGACGCGGCGACCTGCACATCACCTACACATGGAACCGTAAACGGATCCGGCATGTAATGATTCCGCTTCCGGACATTTCTCGATAA
- a CDS encoding Rho termination factor N-terminal domain-containing protein translates to MAFTYEQLKEKTVAELREIAAEIKHEAVQGYTQLNKEHLLAALCKALNIDMHVHKKVKATALDKGKVKSQMKELKKKRDAALEAHDHAQLKTLRHQMHELRRLLRKAAAIAPK, encoded by the coding sequence ATGGCTTTTACCTATGAACAACTCAAGGAAAAGACGGTTGCGGAACTTCGTGAGATTGCCGCGGAAATCAAGCACGAAGCAGTGCAGGGTTACACCCAGTTGAACAAGGAGCATCTGCTGGCCGCCCTGTGCAAGGCTCTCAACATCGATATGCATGTGCACAAGAAAGTCAAGGCAACGGCTCTTGACAAGGGGAAAGTCAAGTCGCAGATGAAAGAGCTGAAAAAGAAACGGGACGCAGCACTGGAAGCCCACGATCACGCACAACTCAAGACCCTCAGGCACCAGATGCACGAACTGAGGAGATTGTTGCGCAAGGCCGCAGCAATCGCTCCCAAATAG
- a CDS encoding response regulator produces the protein MRYRRRMDARLCLDARRGFVSMKNILIVDDESCVRELCVEFLSMAGYEVDASASGEEALKALAQRSYDLLILDLRMKGMNGLTTFNRAKTLAPETRAVVVSGSVDEFESELLDARRDGLWGILPKPFDLQDLSALVESACHGQIQTA, from the coding sequence ATGAGATACAGACGCCGTATGGACGCGCGGTTGTGCCTCGATGCCCGCAGAGGATTCGTGAGCATGAAAAATATCCTGATTGTGGATGATGAGTCCTGTGTCCGCGAGTTGTGCGTTGAGTTTCTGAGCATGGCAGGCTATGAGGTCGATGCCAGCGCCTCCGGAGAGGAGGCGCTCAAAGCCCTGGCGCAGAGGTCCTACGACCTTCTGATTCTTGACCTGCGCATGAAGGGCATGAACGGGCTGACGACTTTCAACCGGGCCAAGACGCTGGCGCCGGAAACCAGGGCGGTCGTGGTCTCCGGATCCGTGGATGAGTTTGAATCTGAATTATTAGATGCGCGCCGCGACGGTCTGTGGGGCATCCTGCCCAAACCCTTCGATTTGCAGGACCTTTCAGCTCTCGTCGAGTCGGCTTGCCACGGACAGATACAGACGGCCTGA
- a CDS encoding photosynthetic reaction center cytochrome c subunit, producing the protein MFKAQIRRGLRVAIWGFTFSFLIQDWLAARSYEDAPFAEAVWQSGNPNAAQAVNAVDPPAEQVFKNIQALKGMPAAQMKSVMNLIGTSVGMRCEQCHVPDANEKDDKRAKQTTRRMILMTQEINKASFEGQPQITCYSCHRGQQRPIATPPIGQPAAPAPAPGPRPVTAGLPTFDQIIDKYLQAIGSSEAYDKLKSRVMKGSMIDGKGNSFPVEVDQAAPDKMVMITTLPDGVAAQGYNGTIGWTKSPSEQTELKGSDLAQLKRAADMARPLKIKEESLSPRVLGKVKVGDREAYQVSARADGQRVQLFFDAQTGLLLRRLVMRNTVLGAFPEQTDYDDYREVDGVKLAFVTRFSAPDPSSGSTIEWKEITHNVPVDEAKFDPPAVQK; encoded by the coding sequence ATGTTCAAGGCGCAGATCAGGCGCGGCCTCCGCGTCGCGATATGGGGATTCACTTTTAGTTTTTTGATTCAGGACTGGCTGGCGGCGCGAAGCTATGAGGACGCGCCTTTTGCCGAGGCGGTATGGCAGTCCGGCAATCCGAACGCTGCCCAGGCCGTCAACGCCGTTGATCCGCCGGCGGAGCAGGTTTTCAAGAATATTCAGGCACTCAAAGGGATGCCGGCAGCGCAGATGAAGAGTGTGATGAATCTGATCGGCACGTCGGTGGGCATGAGATGCGAGCAATGTCACGTGCCCGACGCTAATGAAAAAGACGACAAGCGGGCCAAGCAGACTACGCGCCGGATGATCCTGATGACGCAGGAAATCAACAAGGCGAGCTTCGAAGGACAGCCACAGATCACGTGCTACAGTTGTCATCGCGGCCAGCAGCGACCGATAGCGACTCCGCCCATCGGCCAACCCGCCGCGCCGGCTCCGGCGCCCGGGCCGCGTCCCGTCACCGCAGGCCTGCCGACCTTCGACCAGATCATCGATAAGTATCTGCAGGCCATCGGCAGCAGCGAGGCCTACGACAAACTGAAAAGCCGGGTCATGAAGGGCTCCATGATCGACGGAAAGGGCAATTCGTTCCCGGTGGAGGTTGATCAGGCTGCGCCCGACAAAATGGTAATGATCACCACCCTTCCCGATGGGGTGGCTGCACAGGGCTACAACGGAACGATCGGCTGGACGAAAAGCCCCAGCGAGCAGACCGAACTGAAAGGATCGGACCTGGCGCAGTTGAAGCGCGCAGCCGATATGGCGCGGCCCCTCAAAATCAAGGAAGAATCCCTCAGCCCGCGCGTTCTAGGCAAAGTGAAAGTGGGTGACAGAGAGGCGTATCAAGTCTCGGCACGGGCGGACGGCCAGCGTGTTCAGCTTTTTTTCGACGCGCAGACCGGATTGCTCCTGCGGCGGTTAGTCATGCGCAACACGGTTCTCGGTGCATTTCCGGAACAGACCGACTACGATGATTACCGGGAGGTCGACGGCGTGAAATTGGCTTTTGTGACCCGGTTCTCCGCGCCCGATCCATCCTCCGGATCAACGATTGAGTGGAAGGAAATTACCCACAACGTCCCGGTAGATGAAGCCAAGTTCGATCCCCCCGCGGTCCAGAAGTGA
- the hrpB gene encoding ATP-dependent helicase HrpB: protein MNPGLEALPIDGALPDIVAVLRSSGGLIVCAPPGAGKTTRVPRALHDAGFADAGEILILEPRRLAARLAAARVATEFGERLGETVGFSIRFENVAGPRTRIRFLTEGILTRRIVQDPLLTGVSVVIVDEFHERHLTTDLALAFLRRLQGGSRPDLKLLVMSATLDAAPIADFLGGVPVLTSEGTRFDVTLEYEERERQQALHEKVAEAASKLLKESLAGDVLVFLPGAAEIRLAAEACGRCAARSDLLVLPLHGDLPAAAQSRAVQPAPQRKLILATNVAETSVTIPGIAAVIDSGLARVAGYSAWSGLPVLSLSKVSKSSAIQRAGRAGRTQNGRVLRLYTRHDFECRPERDLPEIKRADLAESVLTLHGAGIRDIRSLSWFEPPAETALRAAEDLLVRLGALEAGGTLTAAGRQMLRFPLHPRLARLIVEGERRGVREESCLLAALLTERDIRLNERSNFIRTAPSRPARTTGPSDLLELCERFREAEEARFEPGCLSTLELDARAAEAVDRTRRQLCRFAGRAGSAAPAHDAEEALMIGILAAFPDRVARRRAPAAREFLLAAGGSGRLADTSVVHQAPLIVAVDAEERTGRKGSRDSSGVIIRLASAVEPEWLAVLFPDEISRQRSLTWNQHGGRVDELSRTLYGELALEETVRPAPSSEQASQMLLDNALARGLALFGDGERAAALQARIALLALHFPASSLHALDEVQLSTACRECCAGRRSLAELAQASIIDALLGQLTSRQRDLLVRETPERITLPGGRKVPVHYEPGGIPWIESALQDFVGMKSTPAICAGRVPLTVHLLAPNRRPVQVTQDLPGFWARHYPVLRRQLQRRYPKHFWPE from the coding sequence ATGAATCCCGGGCTGGAAGCGTTACCCATTGATGGGGCACTGCCCGATATTGTGGCGGTGCTGAGGTCCTCCGGCGGTCTGATTGTGTGCGCTCCGCCCGGGGCGGGCAAAACCACGCGGGTGCCGCGCGCGCTGCACGACGCGGGATTCGCAGACGCCGGGGAGATTCTGATCCTGGAGCCGAGGCGCCTTGCCGCCCGGCTGGCTGCAGCGCGCGTCGCGACCGAGTTTGGAGAACGGTTGGGCGAGACCGTCGGCTTTTCCATCCGGTTTGAGAACGTCGCCGGCCCCAGGACCCGCATCCGCTTCCTCACCGAGGGAATTCTCACCCGCCGGATCGTGCAGGATCCTCTTCTGACGGGCGTATCCGTCGTCATAGTCGACGAGTTTCATGAACGCCACCTTACCACCGATCTTGCCCTCGCGTTTCTGCGACGGCTCCAGGGCGGAAGCCGCCCGGATCTGAAGCTCCTCGTCATGTCAGCCACGCTCGATGCCGCGCCGATCGCCGACTTTCTCGGGGGGGTGCCGGTCCTCACATCCGAGGGCACACGCTTCGATGTGACCTTGGAGTATGAAGAGCGTGAGCGCCAACAAGCGTTGCACGAGAAAGTCGCAGAAGCGGCGTCCAAGCTGCTCAAAGAAAGCCTCGCCGGCGATGTCCTGGTCTTCCTGCCGGGTGCGGCGGAGATTCGCCTGGCAGCCGAAGCATGCGGACGCTGCGCTGCCAGGTCGGATTTGCTGGTTCTTCCCCTCCACGGGGATCTTCCCGCCGCTGCCCAATCCCGTGCGGTACAGCCCGCCCCGCAGCGAAAACTTATTCTCGCCACCAATGTCGCGGAGACCTCGGTAACGATCCCGGGAATCGCCGCCGTAATCGATTCCGGGCTCGCCCGGGTGGCAGGGTACTCGGCGTGGAGCGGCCTGCCGGTGCTCTCCCTCAGCAAGGTGAGCAAATCCTCGGCCATCCAGAGGGCCGGCCGGGCAGGCAGAACGCAGAACGGCCGGGTCTTGCGCCTCTACACGCGTCATGATTTCGAGTGCCGCCCCGAACGCGACCTGCCCGAGATCAAGCGCGCCGATCTGGCAGAGTCCGTCCTGACGCTGCACGGCGCTGGCATTCGCGACATCCGTTCCCTCTCCTGGTTTGAGCCACCGGCGGAGACGGCTCTGCGGGCAGCTGAAGATCTGCTTGTGCGGCTCGGCGCACTCGAAGCCGGCGGCACTCTGACGGCGGCAGGCAGGCAGATGCTGCGTTTCCCGCTTCACCCGCGCCTGGCACGACTTATCGTTGAAGGAGAGCGGCGCGGCGTGAGGGAAGAAAGCTGCCTGCTGGCCGCTCTGCTCACAGAACGGGATATCCGCCTCAATGAGCGGAGTAACTTCATCCGCACCGCGCCCTCGAGGCCGGCTCGTACCACTGGACCTTCGGATCTGCTTGAACTGTGCGAACGCTTCCGAGAGGCAGAGGAGGCGCGCTTTGAGCCCGGGTGCCTGAGTACCCTGGAATTGGATGCACGCGCGGCCGAAGCGGTGGATCGCACACGCAGGCAGCTCTGCCGGTTTGCCGGCCGTGCCGGTAGCGCCGCACCCGCGCATGATGCCGAAGAAGCCCTCATGATCGGCATTCTGGCTGCATTCCCCGATCGCGTCGCCAGGCGGCGCGCTCCCGCGGCGCGGGAGTTCCTGCTCGCGGCCGGGGGCTCCGGCCGGCTGGCCGACACCAGTGTCGTCCACCAGGCGCCGCTCATCGTCGCCGTGGACGCTGAAGAAAGAACGGGCAGGAAAGGCTCGCGCGACAGCTCCGGCGTGATCATACGGCTGGCGTCGGCGGTGGAACCCGAGTGGCTCGCCGTGCTTTTTCCGGACGAAATCAGCCGGCAGCGCTCTTTGACCTGGAATCAGCACGGGGGCAGAGTTGACGAGCTAAGCCGGACACTGTACGGGGAACTTGCGCTCGAAGAGACCGTGCGACCGGCGCCGTCGTCCGAGCAGGCATCGCAAATGCTCCTCGATAACGCGCTGGCGCGAGGCCTGGCGCTTTTCGGCGACGGCGAGCGCGCCGCTGCGCTGCAGGCTCGCATCGCACTCCTTGCCCTGCACTTCCCCGCCTCCAGCCTGCACGCCCTGGATGAGGTTCAGCTCAGCACCGCCTGCCGGGAATGCTGCGCCGGCAGGCGCAGCCTGGCGGAGCTTGCCCAGGCCTCCATAATCGATGCTCTGCTCGGGCAGCTGACATCGAGGCAGAGGGATTTGCTCGTGCGGGAAACGCCGGAACGCATCACGCTGCCGGGCGGCCGCAAGGTCCCAGTGCACTACGAGCCGGGCGGGATACCATGGATCGAGTCGGCTCTGCAGGATTTCGTCGGCATGAAGTCGACCCCGGCCATCTGCGCGGGACGCGTTCCCTTGACGGTTCACCTGCTTGCCCCCAACCGGCGCCCGGTGCAGGTAACACAGGACCTGCCTGGCTTCTGGGCACGCCACTACCCGGTCCTGCGCCGCCAACTGCAGCGCCGTTACCCCAAACACTTCTGGCCCGAATAA
- a CDS encoding peptidylprolyl isomerase, producing the protein MNPASLTEKAPDVFQAKFETTKGAFVIEVTRAWAPSGADRFYNLVKNGYYDNCRFFRVLSGFMAQFGINGDPKLNAVWNRANIKDDPVKQSNKRGYVTYAQAPVPDSRSNQVFINFKDNSFLDTQRFAPFGKVLADGMKVVDSLYAAYGEGPPDGVGPDQGRIQMEGNAYLEKSFPKLDYVKSAVIVSTPAK; encoded by the coding sequence ATGAATCCCGCATCACTGACAGAAAAGGCGCCGGACGTCTTTCAGGCCAAGTTTGAAACTACGAAAGGTGCTTTTGTTATTGAAGTGACCCGAGCCTGGGCACCGTCCGGAGCCGACCGTTTCTACAACCTGGTCAAGAACGGCTACTACGACAATTGCCGCTTTTTCCGCGTCCTCTCCGGTTTCATGGCACAATTTGGCATCAATGGTGATCCGAAGCTCAACGCGGTCTGGAATCGGGCAAATATCAAGGACGATCCGGTCAAACAATCCAACAAGCGCGGGTACGTCACCTATGCCCAAGCTCCCGTGCCGGACTCGCGCAGTAATCAGGTTTTTATCAATTTTAAGGACAATTCATTTCTTGATACGCAGCGCTTCGCGCCATTTGGAAAGGTGCTCGCCGACGGCATGAAAGTCGTGGATTCTCTTTACGCCGCATATGGAGAAGGGCCGCCCGACGGCGTCGGACCGGATCAGGGCCGCATCCAGATGGAAGGCAATGCCTATCTAGAGAAGAGTTTCCCTAAGCTCGACTACGTCAAGTCGGCAGTCATCGTCAGCACACCGGCAAAATAG
- a CDS encoding M20/M25/M40 family metallo-hydrolase, whose amino-acid sequence MEGPPTQPEFGVPPPGAARQGAPAQATPARQGGPATPPAGQPAAQQGQRAGAPPAGAPQQPAAGGRGGFGAGNVRNDFFRTEGVLGTISTAPRGHGMYTISGTRTNDPATTLPAIVIAAEQYGRIARTLAKDMPVTIEADIRNTFYPDPPLFNVVGEIPGTDKADEIVLLGAHFDTWHAATGAADDGNGSAAMMEAMRILKATGVKLRRTVRIGLWEAEEQGLIGSREYVSAHYASRQPAPAGAAAPAGGGRGGGGRGGAQGPLELKPEYAKFSVYFNIDNGTGALRGIYTQGNETVVPIFREWIEPFRSLGMTTITTRNTGGTDHTNFDGVGLPGFQFIQDEIEYNTVVHHTNMDTYERLQPRDNMQMATIVAGFAYLAANRDELLPRKPPSAQGGRGGRSGGGPQ is encoded by the coding sequence ATGGAGGGGCCGCCGACCCAACCCGAGTTTGGCGTTCCGCCGCCCGGTGCCGCACGGCAGGGTGCCCCCGCGCAGGCGACCCCGGCGCGACAGGGCGGACCCGCCACTCCCCCTGCCGGCCAGCCGGCAGCACAACAGGGACAACGCGCCGGCGCCCCGCCCGCAGGTGCTCCGCAACAGCCGGCCGCAGGCGGCAGGGGAGGATTCGGCGCCGGCAACGTTCGCAACGATTTCTTCCGCACGGAGGGAGTGCTCGGAACGATTTCGACGGCACCGCGCGGCCACGGCATGTACACGATCAGCGGCACCCGGACGAACGATCCGGCAACCACCCTGCCGGCGATAGTGATCGCCGCCGAGCAGTATGGACGCATCGCCCGAACGCTGGCCAAAGACATGCCGGTCACCATCGAGGCCGACATCAGGAACACGTTCTATCCCGACCCGCCGCTGTTCAACGTCGTGGGCGAAATCCCGGGTACCGACAAGGCCGATGAGATCGTCCTGCTCGGCGCGCATTTCGATACCTGGCACGCCGCGACCGGCGCGGCCGACGACGGCAACGGCTCGGCGGCCATGATGGAGGCCATGCGCATTCTCAAGGCGACGGGAGTCAAGCTGCGCCGCACCGTGCGTATAGGACTCTGGGAAGCCGAGGAACAGGGCCTGATCGGCTCCCGCGAGTACGTGTCGGCTCACTATGCCAGCAGGCAACCTGCACCGGCAGGCGCCGCAGCGCCCGCGGGCGGTGGCCGCGGTGGCGGCGGCCGTGGTGGGGCCCAGGGCCCGCTCGAGCTGAAACCTGAATACGCGAAGTTCTCGGTCTATTTCAACATTGATAACGGCACCGGCGCTCTTCGCGGCATCTACACTCAGGGCAACGAAACCGTGGTTCCGATCTTCCGCGAGTGGATCGAACCGTTCCGCAGCCTGGGAATGACGACGATCACCACCCGGAACACAGGCGGCACAGACCACACCAATTTTGACGGCGTGGGCCTGCCGGGCTTCCAGTTCATTCAGGATGAGATCGAGTACAACACGGTCGTTCATCACACCAACATGGATACCTACGAGCGTCTGCAGCCGCGCGACAATATGCAAATGGCGACCATCGTCGCGGGATTTGCCTATCTGGCAGCCAATCGCGATGAGCTGCTGCCCCGCAAGCCGCCCTCGGCCCAGGGCGGTCGCGGCGGACGCAGCGGAGGAGGACCGCAATAG
- a CDS encoding Rieske (2Fe-2S) protein translates to MIPTENSHGDNSRGCGCFDSETTRRVFLSRASCALAAALAASGVNVDAARALPVVLTGAVSRQGTERSYAIPSGDVVNIDEDNDVILVRQANHIYAFSLSCPHENTALRWRQADLRFQCPRHESKYQPDGTFIAGRATRNMDRFAIRRDGQKVVVDLAKLYRSDQQKTEWDAAVVTL, encoded by the coding sequence ATGATTCCAACGGAAAACAGTCATGGAGACAATTCCCGCGGATGCGGTTGTTTCGATTCTGAAACGACCCGGCGCGTTTTTCTCAGCAGGGCGTCATGCGCTTTAGCTGCCGCGCTCGCGGCCTCCGGCGTAAACGTGGACGCGGCGCGCGCTCTGCCGGTGGTACTGACCGGGGCCGTCTCGCGCCAAGGCACCGAACGCTCGTATGCCATTCCATCAGGGGATGTGGTCAATATCGACGAGGACAACGATGTGATCCTCGTCCGCCAGGCGAATCACATCTATGCATTCTCGCTGTCCTGCCCTCACGAGAATACGGCCTTGCGCTGGCGCCAGGCCGACCTGCGATTTCAATGCCCGCGGCATGAATCCAAATACCAGCCGGACGGCACCTTCATCGCCGGCCGCGCCACGCGCAACATGGACCGTTTCGCCATTCGCCGTGATGGGCAGAAAGTGGTCGTAGACCTGGCGAAGCTGTACCGCTCGGATCAACAGAAAACCGAATGGGACGCTGCTGTAGTCACGCTCTGA
- a CDS encoding CocE/NonD family hydrolase, with translation MFRRFQSSRVFGAACWVALVFLTITVPAGAGESQYIRQHYTKYEYRIPMRDGVRLFTAVYVPKDKRHQYPMIMMRTPYSVAPYGLDKYIDEPGNQRSRYFHEGYILVYQDVRGRYMSEGEYVNVRPYLPTKPSNRDVDETTDTYDTVDWLVKNVPLNNGRVGISGISYPGFYSSMGVIDAHPAVKAASPQAPVSKWMGGDDFFHNGAFLLSHAFDFFSSFGWPRPAPKMEPDPRFDHKTPDGYEFFLEMGPLPNANVKYLKNGVTFWNEIMEHGTWDAFWEARNILPHFRNIKPAVMVVGGWFDTENLYGALHTYEAIKQQDPGARDTLVMGPWSHGEWSRSDGQMLGDIDFGSKTADYYTERVEVPFFNYYLKDQGKLDLPGAFVFETGANQWRSLDSWPPKDLQAKDLYLQADGSLSWEPPAGSAPDYREYVNDPSKPVPYTSEITNWYNPSFMLQDQRFAATRPDVLVYRTDPLASAVTIAGPISASFFVSTSGTDSDWIAKVIDVFPDGTPDPQPNPRNVRLGGYEMMVRGDVLRGKFRNSLSAPEPFVPGQVTKIEFELQDVFHTFKEGHRIMVQVQSTWFPMIDLNPQKFVDVYRAQAADFQKATQRVYSSREYPSHVRFGLSRK, from the coding sequence ATGTTCAGACGGTTCCAATCCTCAAGAGTTTTTGGGGCAGCCTGCTGGGTTGCTCTCGTGTTTCTCACGATCACGGTTCCGGCAGGGGCCGGAGAATCGCAATACATCCGCCAGCACTATACCAAGTACGAGTACCGGATTCCGATGCGCGACGGCGTCCGGCTCTTTACCGCGGTTTACGTTCCAAAGGACAAGCGCCACCAATACCCCATGATCATGATGCGCACGCCTTACAGCGTCGCTCCCTATGGCCTGGATAAATATATAGATGAGCCCGGAAATCAAAGGTCCCGATACTTTCACGAGGGTTACATCCTCGTCTACCAGGACGTGCGCGGCCGGTATATGTCCGAGGGGGAATACGTCAATGTCCGCCCCTACCTCCCGACCAAGCCAAGCAACCGCGACGTCGACGAAACCACTGACACCTACGACACCGTCGACTGGCTGGTCAAAAACGTGCCGCTGAACAACGGCCGCGTGGGAATCAGCGGTATTTCCTATCCGGGCTTTTATTCATCCATGGGAGTCATCGACGCCCACCCGGCAGTGAAGGCGGCATCCCCGCAGGCTCCGGTTTCCAAATGGATGGGGGGAGATGATTTCTTTCACAACGGCGCCTTTCTTCTCTCGCACGCCTTTGACTTCTTCAGCAGCTTCGGCTGGCCTCGTCCTGCGCCAAAGATGGAACCGGACCCCAGGTTTGACCACAAGACTCCGGATGGGTATGAGTTCTTCCTGGAAATGGGCCCGCTGCCGAATGCGAACGTCAAATACCTGAAAAACGGTGTGACCTTCTGGAATGAGATCATGGAGCACGGCACGTGGGACGCATTCTGGGAAGCGCGCAACATCCTTCCCCACTTCAGGAACATCAAACCGGCGGTCATGGTGGTGGGAGGGTGGTTTGATACTGAAAACCTTTATGGCGCACTGCACACCTACGAGGCGATCAAGCAGCAGGATCCCGGCGCGCGTGACACACTGGTCATGGGGCCGTGGTCCCATGGAGAATGGAGCAGGAGCGACGGCCAGATGCTGGGCGACATCGACTTCGGCTCCAAGACCGCGGACTACTACACGGAGCGGGTGGAGGTGCCCTTTTTCAACTATTACCTGAAGGATCAGGGCAAGTTGGATCTACCGGGAGCCTTCGTTTTTGAGACCGGAGCCAATCAATGGCGTTCATTGGACAGCTGGCCCCCGAAGGACCTGCAGGCGAAGGATCTCTACTTGCAGGCGGATGGTTCCCTGTCCTGGGAGCCGCCAGCAGGATCCGCTCCCGACTATAGAGAGTATGTCAACGACCCTTCGAAACCGGTTCCTTACACATCTGAGATCACCAACTGGTACAACCCCTCTTTCATGCTGCAGGACCAGCGATTCGCCGCCACCCGCCCCGACGTTCTGGTGTACCGAACCGACCCGCTTGCGAGCGCCGTTACCATAGCTGGACCTATCAGCGCCAGCTTCTTCGTCTCCACTTCGGGAACCGATTCGGATTGGATCGCCAAAGTCATCGATGTCTTCCCTGATGGGACTCCGGATCCGCAACCCAATCCGCGCAATGTGAGGTTGGGGGGATATGAAATGATGGTTCGGGGGGACGTTCTGCGCGGAAAATTCCGCAACAGTCTGTCCGCACCGGAGCCTTTCGTGCCCGGGCAGGTCACCAAGATCGAGTTCGAGCTGCAGGATGTCTTTCACACCTTCAAAGAGGGTCACAGGATCATGGTCCAGGTGCAAAGCACCTGGTTTCCCATGATCGATCTCAACCCGCAGAAGTTCGTCGACGTCTACCGCGCCCAGGCGGCTGATTTCCAGAAAGCCACGCAGCGAGTCTACAGCTCGCGGGAATACCCGTCGCACGTCAGGTTCGGACTGTCCAGGAAGTAG